A single genomic interval of Natronoarchaeum philippinense harbors:
- a CDS encoding PGF-CTERM sorting domain-containing protein: MAERKFTVTTGAATSAVLVAVLVVSIIGAAGTNGAAQPSIDGNQIQSAGDAPTADEIYVKDNGDAVLVYQADEESGDTDLQQMELGMSVSEGLAHVLIKGDSEELEDNASGGLTLLLERNRFTGNGTFGMDKPEDLDSLTLDVMAERTSETNTFDADFSASAPLDGQAAQAQSMQTSGSMSMSADTFTTSGTFSAETALPVEESYDVSASGTETGYSLSVSQTQPVSEYQADRWNSRTAAKQTLESQFGGVAESFGGTSTVTIESYSFEQSAGTTSTLDISYTIEYSGVKDGVAAALESQLANDPSLDMSSEEASAVAQSVVDVELRTLDANLDASAGTVEGGWEVEIGNYAQALRSGLDIAEQQSTDENVTEAIGQINTMLDAQQAADLRQTVEWSGSLTTTDSTVEMQANVSSDSENWAAYVDELQANGVDAAQNDVSMELHAQTEDGRLTADMSMSVEQEDLVGTMVDSIMQSAAQSPTGSEQSQRILRQLKNSQFQTGKIDVSVDSENVVIEAGAKFDNMSALGQQINEAYGGHTVTQVAGTLADSESNAMHVHVDSLVAADAGESDVSALAVADSETEINMAGDWDRSFSTMDTERAKQFLGLSDSESDEEGSDSSLPGFGPAVAVLALVGAALIARRRN; encoded by the coding sequence ATGGCTGAAAGAAAATTCACAGTCACTACCGGCGCGGCGACGTCGGCGGTACTCGTCGCCGTGCTCGTGGTGAGCATCATCGGTGCGGCCGGCACGAACGGCGCCGCACAGCCGAGCATCGACGGCAATCAGATCCAGTCGGCGGGCGACGCTCCGACTGCCGACGAGATCTACGTCAAGGACAACGGTGACGCGGTGCTCGTCTATCAGGCCGACGAGGAAAGCGGCGACACCGACCTCCAGCAGATGGAACTGGGCATGTCGGTCAGCGAGGGGCTGGCCCACGTGCTGATCAAAGGAGACTCCGAAGAGCTCGAAGACAACGCGAGCGGCGGGCTGACGCTGTTGCTCGAACGGAACCGGTTCACCGGGAACGGGACCTTCGGCATGGACAAGCCCGAAGATCTCGACTCGCTCACGCTCGACGTGATGGCCGAGCGCACGAGCGAGACCAACACGTTCGACGCCGACTTCTCCGCGAGCGCACCGCTCGACGGACAGGCTGCACAGGCCCAGTCGATGCAGACCAGCGGGAGCATGAGCATGTCCGCGGACACGTTCACGACGAGCGGCACGTTCTCGGCCGAAACCGCGCTGCCCGTCGAGGAGTCCTACGACGTGAGCGCGAGCGGGACCGAAACCGGGTACTCGCTGTCGGTCTCCCAGACCCAGCCCGTGAGCGAGTATCAGGCCGACCGCTGGAACAGTCGTACCGCCGCAAAGCAGACGCTCGAAAGCCAGTTCGGCGGCGTCGCTGAGAGCTTCGGCGGCACCAGCACGGTGACGATCGAGAGCTACTCCTTCGAGCAGTCCGCTGGCACCACCAGCACGCTCGATATCTCCTACACGATCGAGTACAGCGGCGTCAAAGACGGCGTCGCCGCCGCGCTGGAGAGCCAGCTCGCAAACGACCCCTCGCTCGACATGAGCAGCGAGGAAGCCAGCGCCGTCGCTCAGAGCGTGGTCGACGTCGAACTCCGCACGCTCGACGCCAACCTCGACGCCAGCGCCGGCACTGTCGAGGGCGGCTGGGAGGTCGAAATCGGCAACTACGCCCAAGCGCTCCGCTCGGGACTCGACATCGCCGAGCAGCAGTCGACCGACGAGAACGTCACCGAAGCGATCGGACAGATCAACACGATGCTGGACGCCCAGCAAGCCGCGGACCTCCGACAGACGGTCGAGTGGTCGGGGAGCCTGACGACGACCGACAGCACGGTCGAGATGCAGGCCAACGTCTCCAGTGACTCGGAGAACTGGGCCGCGTACGTCGACGAGCTGCAGGCCAACGGCGTCGACGCCGCCCAGAACGACGTGTCGATGGAGCTCCACGCACAGACCGAAGACGGACGCCTCACCGCCGATATGTCGATGAGCGTCGAGCAGGAAGACCTCGTCGGCACCATGGTCGACTCGATCATGCAGTCGGCCGCCCAGAGCCCGACCGGAAGCGAGCAGAGCCAGCGCATCCTCCGCCAGCTCAAGAACTCGCAGTTCCAGACCGGCAAGATCGACGTGAGCGTCGACTCCGAAAACGTCGTGATCGAGGCCGGCGCGAAGTTCGACAACATGTCCGCGCTGGGCCAGCAGATCAACGAGGCCTACGGCGGCCACACCGTCACGCAGGTCGCCGGGACGCTCGCCGACAGCGAGAGCAACGCGATGCACGTCCACGTCGACAGCCTCGTCGCCGCCGACGCGGGCGAATCCGACGTGAGCGCGCTTGCCGTCGCCGACTCCGAAACGGAGATCAACATGGCCGGCGACTGGGACCGCTCGTTCAGCACGATGGACACCGAGCGCGCAAAGCAGTTCCTCGGACTGAGCGACTCCGAGAGCGACGAGGAAGGCTCCGACTCCAGCCTGCCCGGCTTCGGACCGGCCGTCGCCGTGCTCGCGCTGGTCGGCGCGGCGCTGATCGCTCGACGCCGTAACTGA
- a CDS encoding DUF63 family protein, producing MVLPEGLAMPPLPYAIGLLVGVVGVAGLIYLLRPPVTNWTVVALSPWMALGGVLHGLERLGTFPESIEPLFGAPAVYATMAIVTGLTWAFAGVSAEIRTHGSTDRTLGTIGTAVLITLSVFSVYQGINNGTLAPFWPVIAIVVAGVVTAIAWVLLSLGFTESASVTGATGVVVIGAHAVDAVTTAIGYDVIPGISERTPLSRIILQIGDALPTADLIGAGWLFVFVKLFIAGAVVVLFREYVKEEPTQARLVLAFIAAVGLGPGAQNLLVFAIGGL from the coding sequence ATGGTATTACCGGAAGGGTTGGCGATGCCTCCGTTGCCGTACGCGATCGGTCTCTTGGTGGGGGTGGTCGGCGTCGCCGGGCTGATCTATCTGCTTCGGCCGCCGGTGACGAACTGGACCGTCGTCGCGCTGTCGCCGTGGATGGCGCTTGGGGGCGTCCTCCACGGGCTCGAACGGCTTGGTACGTTTCCCGAGTCGATCGAGCCGCTGTTTGGCGCGCCGGCGGTGTACGCGACGATGGCGATCGTCACCGGATTGACGTGGGCGTTCGCCGGCGTCTCGGCCGAAATTCGAACGCACGGATCGACCGACCGGACGCTGGGGACGATCGGAACGGCCGTCCTGATCACTCTCTCGGTGTTTTCGGTGTATCAGGGGATCAACAACGGGACGCTCGCACCGTTCTGGCCGGTGATCGCCATCGTCGTCGCCGGCGTCGTGACGGCGATTGCGTGGGTGCTGTTGAGTCTCGGGTTCACCGAATCGGCCTCCGTCACGGGTGCGACCGGCGTCGTCGTGATCGGCGCTCACGCCGTCGACGCCGTCACGACCGCGATCGGCTACGACGTGATCCCCGGTATCTCCGAGCGGACGCCGCTGTCGAGAATCATCTTGCAGATCGGCGACGCGCTGCCGACCGCCGACCTGATCGGCGCGGGCTGGCTGTTCGTGTTCGTCAAACTGTTCATCGCGGGAGCGGTGGTCGTGTTGTTCCGCGAGTACGTCAAAGAAGAGCCGACACAGGCGCGACTGGTGTTGGCGTTTATCGCCGCGGTCGGGCTCGGCCCCGGCGCCCAGAACCTGCTGGTGTTTGCGATCGGCGGGCTGTAG
- the deoC gene encoding deoxyribose-phosphate aldolase, with product MEYADFPERIDHTVLGPETTPADVRRVLGEAEQYGTNACIPPCFVPEAAEHAPDVLLVTVAGFPHGQEPTAIKVQTAVDAVRAGADEIDVVANIGRLRAGEDDAVRDELAELAAAVAVPVKVIVEAPLLDDAELRRIAELAVEADVDYLKTATGFADPADHPGGATVHDVELLSEFLPVKASGGIGSYERARELLDAGAERIGASSGADIAAEYRDQ from the coding sequence ATGGAGTACGCCGACTTCCCCGAGCGCATCGACCACACCGTTCTCGGGCCAGAGACGACGCCCGCGGACGTTCGTCGGGTGCTCGGCGAGGCCGAACAATACGGCACGAACGCCTGCATCCCGCCGTGTTTTGTCCCCGAGGCGGCCGAGCACGCGCCGGACGTGTTGCTGGTGACTGTTGCGGGGTTTCCTCACGGCCAAGAGCCGACCGCGATCAAAGTTCAGACGGCGGTCGACGCGGTCCGAGCCGGCGCCGACGAGATCGACGTGGTGGCCAACATCGGCCGCCTGCGCGCCGGCGAGGACGACGCCGTCCGCGACGAACTGGCCGAACTCGCCGCCGCGGTCGCGGTTCCGGTGAAGGTCATCGTCGAGGCGCCGCTGCTCGACGACGCCGAACTCCGGCGGATCGCCGAGCTAGCGGTCGAGGCTGACGTGGACTACCTCAAGACCGCAACGGGATTCGCCGATCCGGCCGATCATCCCGGCGGCGCGACGGTCCACGACGTCGAACTGCTCTCGGAGTTTCTCCCCGTCAAGGCAAGCGGCGGCATCGGCAGCTACGAGCGCGCCCGCGAACTGCTCGACGCCGGTGCAGAGCGGATCGGCGCCTCAAGTGGCGCCGACATCGCTGCGGAGTACCGCGATCAGTAA
- a CDS encoding carbohydrate kinase family protein — protein MARVLTAGHVNWDVTLALDRLPRPDGEARIRAQYQAGGGSAANVAVALTGLDVSTGVLGSVGDDENGLLVRRELDAAAVDIDGLVTVPDAATSVKYLLTAEDGEVAVLGNDGVNEAIGPDDVNPDRVRRADHLHLTSQRPETAARLAEIAAEAGVTVSFDPGRRAPDRDFSRTFEIADLVFCNDREAAAVGGIEDSLGDHCTLVVKRGGDGAAAVSAEATRRHPGFGVDPVDTSGAGDAFAAGFLAAWLDDADAKRALAVGNACGALAAERTGARTSPSWGEIETLLAGRRDADG, from the coding sequence ATGGCGCGCGTTCTCACCGCTGGCCACGTCAACTGGGACGTGACGTTGGCGCTCGATCGCCTCCCCCGACCGGACGGCGAGGCACGCATCAGAGCCCAGTATCAGGCGGGCGGCGGGAGCGCGGCCAACGTCGCGGTCGCGCTGACTGGACTCGACGTTTCGACGGGCGTGCTCGGCAGCGTCGGCGACGACGAGAACGGCCTGCTCGTGCGCCGGGAGCTGGACGCCGCGGCCGTCGACATCGACGGGCTCGTCACCGTCCCCGACGCCGCCACGTCGGTCAAGTACCTGTTGACAGCCGAGGACGGCGAGGTTGCCGTGCTTGGCAACGACGGCGTCAACGAGGCGATCGGTCCCGACGATGTCAATCCCGATCGCGTCCGCCGAGCCGACCATCTCCATCTGACGAGCCAGCGCCCCGAGACGGCGGCCCGGCTGGCCGAAATCGCGGCCGAAGCGGGCGTCACCGTGAGCTTCGATCCCGGGCGGCGAGCGCCCGACCGTGACTTCTCGCGCACCTTCGAGATCGCCGATCTGGTGTTCTGTAACGACCGCGAGGCCGCCGCAGTCGGCGGGATCGAAGACTCGCTGGGCGACCACTGTACGCTCGTCGTCAAGCGCGGCGGCGACGGCGCGGCGGCAGTCTCGGCTGAGGCGACCCGTCGCCACCCCGGCTTCGGCGTCGATCCGGTCGACACCAGCGGCGCTGGCGACGCCTTTGCGGCGGGCTTTCTGGCCGCGTGGCTCGACGACGCCGACGCGAAGCGAGCGCTGGCGGTCGGTAACGCCTGCGGCGCGCTGGCTGCCGAGCGGACCGGCGCACGCACGTCGCCGTCGTGGGGCGAGATAGAGACGCTGCTGGCGGGGCGTCGGGACGCCGACGGATAG